The following are from one region of the Salvia hispanica cultivar TCC Black 2014 chromosome 1, UniMelb_Shisp_WGS_1.0, whole genome shotgun sequence genome:
- the LOC125203726 gene encoding uncharacterized protein LOC125203726 isoform X1, whose protein sequence is MSVFVKKLVEKAYMKKHSGFSDSLKPDDVDPRLVFHYGIPSGAVLVAHDSIQQILAISTKDGQIKLFGKDGAQALLESSETIPSKFLLFIENQGILLNVNVNNQIEVWDLDNKCLSSVHHFGKDITSFTAMRNGAYMYIGDSSGNVSILRLHKETFSIEPMKYHIPFSVSYGKTNEVGSDIAAKHVLPQPTAESKRVLIIYFDGVITLWGIRESKAVSTNSGVSTMLQEAKKVTAACWACSGGTKVVVGYSNGDIILWSVPCPTDSDAEQAASQITPLYKLNIGYKAEKIPIVKLKWADADGKSSRLYVLGSSSDSSSTSLLQVVLLNEQTETRTVKLGLHPREPVVDFEITTSSDQNKHRRDSLLLLGRSSHVHTYDDSLIERYLAQSQSKSSPSLPKEVMVKLPYGDSSITVAQFVTSIPCMPSSVDEDFSMLAKDSLPLFPFERSIKDGSNSTFTPFSKAKNLLITGHSSGAINFWDASCPLLLPVASITQQSDNDLSLSGIALTALHFNYESHILVSGDQSGTVRIFTFKSETFAPPSTFLSLGNSRKGSSNIIRRVKVVKVNGAILSITTTGNLKQLAVGSDQGYVYLIDPEGPVVLYEKHIASEFCTGNISMHFETCIFHGFEKDVIIVATKDSSIFTLEKDTGNTLSSDVVRPNTPSKALFTRVLDCSYRGSSVPDAIDVNSIHSDNSTPKQSFMLLCTEKSAYVFSLSHLVQGVKKVMYKKKFSSPCYSASTFGSPDVGLILLFTSGKIEIRSLPELSLVKQSSVRALTFSTFRPLSVSDIVVSSSLDGELIIINGDQELLFVSTLLHEAYRFVDSASTVLKKDLVNAQGLISSPPVKEKKKGIFSSVMKDSKSAKARNGHEVETEDCRQSIEELSTIFSTSNFSMDVESEEKKAMNDEDEDLDIDDIEIDDAKEKPRGYPVIAGLNRQKITNSFQAIKGKLKNTKVKTEKVAVNEVEEEKTGAAIDQIKKKYGYASSEPGAANAAKTKLSENLKKLQGISLKTTEMQDTARSFSSMAKEVLRFAENDKK, encoded by the exons CATTCGGGGTTTTCAGACAGTTTGAAACCCGACGATGTGGATCCTCGTTTGGTTTTTCACTACGGGATTCCATCAGGTGCTGTGCTCGTGGCTCATGACTCTATTCAACAAATTCTTGCTATTTCAACTAA AGAtggacaaataaaattgttcgGTAAAGATGGCGCACAAGCTCTACTTGAATCTTCAGAAACGATACCAAGTAAATTTTTGCTG TTTATCGAGAACCAGGGTATTCTTTTAAACGTAAATGTCAACAACCAAATTGAG GTGTGGGATCTCGACAACAAGTGTTTGTCGTCTGTCCATCACTTTGGGAAGGATATCACCTCATTCACGGCCATGCGCAATGGGGCTTACAT GTATATAGGAGATTCATCGGGCAATGTGTCCATCTTAAGGTTACACAAGGAGACATTCAGTATTGAACCTATGAAATACCACATACCTTTTTCGGTATCTTATGGCAAGACAAACGAGGTTGGAAGTGATATCGCAGCAAAGCACGTTCTTCCTCAACCGACAGCTGAAAGTAAAAG GGTGCTTATTATCTATTTTGATGGTGTTATTACGTTGTGGGGAATACGAGAAAGCAAAGCCGTATCCACAAATTCTGGTGTTTCCACTATGCTTCAAGAAGCGAAGAAAGTAACAGCAGCATGTTGGGCTTGCTCTGGTGGAACTAAAGTTGTCGTTGGGTACAGCAACGGCGATATAATCCTCTGGAGTGTTCCATGCCCCACGGATTCAGATGCCGAGCAAGCTGCAAGTCAGATTACTCCACTCTACAAGCTAAATATTGGATATAAAGCAGAGAAAATTCCAATAGTCAAGTTGAAATGGGCTGACGCGGATGGAAAATCAAGCCGGCTTTATGTTCTTGGCAGCAGCTCCGATAGTAGCTCCACGAGTTTGTTACAG GTTGTTTTATTGAACGAACAGACTGAAACGCGCACTGTCAAATTGGGACTCCATCCTCGTGAGCCGGTGGTGGACTTTGAAATCACCACGAGCTCAGATCAAAACAAGCATAGGCGCGATTCTCTTCTCTTGCTTGGGAGGTCGAGTCACGTCCACACCTACGATGACTCTTTAATCGAAAGGTACCTTGCGCAGAGCCAAAGTAAATCATCTCCTTCGCTTCCGAAGGAGGTGATGGTCAAGCTTCCTTATGGTGATTCAAGCATCACGGTAGCTCAATTCGTGACGAGCATCCCCTGCATGCCTTCTTCTGTGGACGAG GACTTTAGCATGCTGGCAAAAGACAGCTTGCCACTTTTTCCTTTTGAAAGAAGCATAAAGGATGGAAGCAACTCGACTTTTACTCCATTTTCGAAGGCAAAGAACCTGCTTATTACAGGACATAGCTCTGGCGCAATCAACTTCTGGGATGCTTCTTGTCCACTTCTGCTCCCGGTAGCTTCTATCACCCAACAG AGTGATAATGACTTGTCTTTAAGTGGCATTGCACTGACAGCGTTGCATTTCAACTATGAATCGCACATTCTCGTGTCAGGAGATCAAAGTGGAACT GTCCGGATTTTCACGTTTAAATCAGAGACGTTCGCCCCTCCAAGCACGTTTCTGTCCTTAG GTAATTCGAGGAAAGGAAGCAGTAATATCATTCGTCGTGTCAAAGTTGTGAAGGTCAACGGTGCAATTCTGTCTATCACGACAACCGGGAATTTAAAACAGCTTGCTGTTGGATCTGATCAAGGATAT GTGTATTTGATCGATCCAGAGGGTCCCGTTGTGTTGTATGAGAAACACATTGCAAGTGAATTCTGCACCGGGAATATCTCGATGCATTTTGAAACTTGCATCTTCCACGGCTTTGAGAAAGATGTTATAATCGTGGCAACGAAAGATTCGTCTATTTTTACACTTGAGAAGGATACAGGAAATACACTAAGCTCCGATGTGGTCCGGCCTAATACACCGTCTAAAGCTCTGTTTACACGGGTTCTAG ATTGCTCTTACAGAGGATCTAGCGTGCCTGATGCTATAGACGTCAACAGCATTCATTCTGACAACTCAACTCCAAAGCAATCGTTTATGTTGCTATGCACTGAGAAATCAGCgtatgtgttttccttatcgCATTTGGTCCAG GGTGTCAAGAAAGTGATGTACAAAAAGAAATTCAGTTCCCCTTGTTACTCAGCATCAACTTTTGGCTCTCCGGATGTCGGGCTTATACTCCTTTTCACTAGTGGAAAGATCGAGATTAG ATCCCTGCCAGAATTGTCTCTTGTGAAACAAAGTTCAGTAAGAGCACTCACATTTTCGACGTTTAGACCTCTCTCGGTTTCTGACATTGTAGTGTCGTCGTCCCTTGATGGCGAACTCATCATT ATCAACGGTGATCAGGAGTTACTTTTCGTCTCAACATTGCTCCACGAGGCTTACAGATTTGTGGACTCGGCTTCCACGGTTCTAAAGAAAGACCTTGTGAATGCTCAGGGGCTCATCTCTTCACCGCCcgtgaaagaaaagaaaaagggaataTTTTCCTCTGTGATGAAAGACAGTAAGAGTGCAAAAGCGAGGAACGGTCATGAGGTGGAAACCGAAGATTGCAGACAAAGTATCGAAGAACTATCGACCATATTTTCGACATCCAACTTCTCAATGGATGTTGAAAGTGAGGAGAAGAAAGCTATGAATGATGAAGATGAGGACTTGGATATAG ATGACATTGAGATCGACGACGCGAAAGAGAAGCCAAGGGGCTATCCGGTGATAGCAGGGTTGAATAgacaaaaaattacaaatagcTTTCAAGCAATTAAAG GCAAGTTGAAAAATACGAAGGTGAAGACCGAAAAAGTGGCTGTAAATGAAGTGGAGGAGGAGAAAACTGGCGCTGCTATTGATCAGATCAAGAAGAAATATGGCTATGCTTCATCT GAACCGGGGGCTGCAAACGCAGCGAAGACGAAGCTGAGTGAGAACTTGAAGAAGTTGCAGGGAATAAGCTTGAAAACAACAGAGATGCAGGATACAGCACGCTCCTTTTCTTCTATGGCCAAAGAGGTGTTGCGGTTTGCTGAAAATGATAAGAAGTGA
- the LOC125203726 gene encoding uncharacterized protein LOC125203726 isoform X3: protein MRNGAYMYIGDSSGNVSILRLHKETFSIEPMKYHIPFSVSYGKTNEVGSDIAAKHVLPQPTAESKRVLIIYFDGVITLWGIRESKAVSTNSGVSTMLQEAKKVTAACWACSGGTKVVVGYSNGDIILWSVPCPTDSDAEQAASQITPLYKLNIGYKAEKIPIVKLKWADADGKSSRLYVLGSSSDSSSTSLLQVVLLNEQTETRTVKLGLHPREPVVDFEITTSSDQNKHRRDSLLLLGRSSHVHTYDDSLIERYLAQSQSKSSPSLPKEVMVKLPYGDSSITVAQFVTSIPCMPSSVDEDFSMLAKDSLPLFPFERSIKDGSNSTFTPFSKAKNLLITGHSSGAINFWDASCPLLLPVASITQQSDNDLSLSGIALTALHFNYESHILVSGDQSGTVRIFTFKSETFAPPSTFLSLGNSRKGSSNIIRRVKVVKVNGAILSITTTGNLKQLAVGSDQGYVYLIDPEGPVVLYEKHIASEFCTGNISMHFETCIFHGFEKDVIIVATKDSSIFTLEKDTGNTLSSDVVRPNTPSKALFTRVLDCSYRGSSVPDAIDVNSIHSDNSTPKQSFMLLCTEKSAYVFSLSHLVQGVKKVMYKKKFSSPCYSASTFGSPDVGLILLFTSGKIEIRSLPELSLVKQSSVRALTFSTFRPLSVSDIVVSSSLDGELIIINGDQELLFVSTLLHEAYRFVDSASTVLKKDLVNAQGLISSPPVKEKKKGIFSSVMKDSKSAKARNGHEVETEDCRQSIEELSTIFSTSNFSMDVESEEKKAMNDEDEDLDIDDIEIDDAKEKPRGYPVIAGLNRQKITNSFQAIKGKLKNTKVKTEKVAVNEVEEEKTGAAIDQIKKKYGYASSEPGAANAAKTKLSENLKKLQGISLKTTEMQDTARSFSSMAKEVLRFAENDKK from the exons ATGCGCAATGGGGCTTACAT GTATATAGGAGATTCATCGGGCAATGTGTCCATCTTAAGGTTACACAAGGAGACATTCAGTATTGAACCTATGAAATACCACATACCTTTTTCGGTATCTTATGGCAAGACAAACGAGGTTGGAAGTGATATCGCAGCAAAGCACGTTCTTCCTCAACCGACAGCTGAAAGTAAAAG GGTGCTTATTATCTATTTTGATGGTGTTATTACGTTGTGGGGAATACGAGAAAGCAAAGCCGTATCCACAAATTCTGGTGTTTCCACTATGCTTCAAGAAGCGAAGAAAGTAACAGCAGCATGTTGGGCTTGCTCTGGTGGAACTAAAGTTGTCGTTGGGTACAGCAACGGCGATATAATCCTCTGGAGTGTTCCATGCCCCACGGATTCAGATGCCGAGCAAGCTGCAAGTCAGATTACTCCACTCTACAAGCTAAATATTGGATATAAAGCAGAGAAAATTCCAATAGTCAAGTTGAAATGGGCTGACGCGGATGGAAAATCAAGCCGGCTTTATGTTCTTGGCAGCAGCTCCGATAGTAGCTCCACGAGTTTGTTACAG GTTGTTTTATTGAACGAACAGACTGAAACGCGCACTGTCAAATTGGGACTCCATCCTCGTGAGCCGGTGGTGGACTTTGAAATCACCACGAGCTCAGATCAAAACAAGCATAGGCGCGATTCTCTTCTCTTGCTTGGGAGGTCGAGTCACGTCCACACCTACGATGACTCTTTAATCGAAAGGTACCTTGCGCAGAGCCAAAGTAAATCATCTCCTTCGCTTCCGAAGGAGGTGATGGTCAAGCTTCCTTATGGTGATTCAAGCATCACGGTAGCTCAATTCGTGACGAGCATCCCCTGCATGCCTTCTTCTGTGGACGAG GACTTTAGCATGCTGGCAAAAGACAGCTTGCCACTTTTTCCTTTTGAAAGAAGCATAAAGGATGGAAGCAACTCGACTTTTACTCCATTTTCGAAGGCAAAGAACCTGCTTATTACAGGACATAGCTCTGGCGCAATCAACTTCTGGGATGCTTCTTGTCCACTTCTGCTCCCGGTAGCTTCTATCACCCAACAG AGTGATAATGACTTGTCTTTAAGTGGCATTGCACTGACAGCGTTGCATTTCAACTATGAATCGCACATTCTCGTGTCAGGAGATCAAAGTGGAACT GTCCGGATTTTCACGTTTAAATCAGAGACGTTCGCCCCTCCAAGCACGTTTCTGTCCTTAG GTAATTCGAGGAAAGGAAGCAGTAATATCATTCGTCGTGTCAAAGTTGTGAAGGTCAACGGTGCAATTCTGTCTATCACGACAACCGGGAATTTAAAACAGCTTGCTGTTGGATCTGATCAAGGATAT GTGTATTTGATCGATCCAGAGGGTCCCGTTGTGTTGTATGAGAAACACATTGCAAGTGAATTCTGCACCGGGAATATCTCGATGCATTTTGAAACTTGCATCTTCCACGGCTTTGAGAAAGATGTTATAATCGTGGCAACGAAAGATTCGTCTATTTTTACACTTGAGAAGGATACAGGAAATACACTAAGCTCCGATGTGGTCCGGCCTAATACACCGTCTAAAGCTCTGTTTACACGGGTTCTAG ATTGCTCTTACAGAGGATCTAGCGTGCCTGATGCTATAGACGTCAACAGCATTCATTCTGACAACTCAACTCCAAAGCAATCGTTTATGTTGCTATGCACTGAGAAATCAGCgtatgtgttttccttatcgCATTTGGTCCAG GGTGTCAAGAAAGTGATGTACAAAAAGAAATTCAGTTCCCCTTGTTACTCAGCATCAACTTTTGGCTCTCCGGATGTCGGGCTTATACTCCTTTTCACTAGTGGAAAGATCGAGATTAG ATCCCTGCCAGAATTGTCTCTTGTGAAACAAAGTTCAGTAAGAGCACTCACATTTTCGACGTTTAGACCTCTCTCGGTTTCTGACATTGTAGTGTCGTCGTCCCTTGATGGCGAACTCATCATT ATCAACGGTGATCAGGAGTTACTTTTCGTCTCAACATTGCTCCACGAGGCTTACAGATTTGTGGACTCGGCTTCCACGGTTCTAAAGAAAGACCTTGTGAATGCTCAGGGGCTCATCTCTTCACCGCCcgtgaaagaaaagaaaaagggaataTTTTCCTCTGTGATGAAAGACAGTAAGAGTGCAAAAGCGAGGAACGGTCATGAGGTGGAAACCGAAGATTGCAGACAAAGTATCGAAGAACTATCGACCATATTTTCGACATCCAACTTCTCAATGGATGTTGAAAGTGAGGAGAAGAAAGCTATGAATGATGAAGATGAGGACTTGGATATAG ATGACATTGAGATCGACGACGCGAAAGAGAAGCCAAGGGGCTATCCGGTGATAGCAGGGTTGAATAgacaaaaaattacaaatagcTTTCAAGCAATTAAAG GCAAGTTGAAAAATACGAAGGTGAAGACCGAAAAAGTGGCTGTAAATGAAGTGGAGGAGGAGAAAACTGGCGCTGCTATTGATCAGATCAAGAAGAAATATGGCTATGCTTCATCT GAACCGGGGGCTGCAAACGCAGCGAAGACGAAGCTGAGTGAGAACTTGAAGAAGTTGCAGGGAATAAGCTTGAAAACAACAGAGATGCAGGATACAGCACGCTCCTTTTCTTCTATGGCCAAAGAGGTGTTGCGGTTTGCTGAAAATGATAAGAAGTGA
- the LOC125194546 gene encoding heterogeneous nuclear ribonucleoprotein F-like isoform X2, with protein MQADLALRRDRQNMGRRYVEVFRCKKQDYYHAIASEVKEGSRGSVGRHGSPPPARRKRSPEKERMEHTEVLKMRGLPYSVRKSEISKFFEDTVSVEEEKIHIPCRSDGKATGEAYVELGSVEEARKAMCKDKMMIGSRYVELFPSTPEELRRAVSRSR; from the coding sequence ATGCAGGCTGATCTCGCTCTCCGGAGGGACCGGCAGAACATGGGGAGACGATACGTGGAGGTGTTCAGGTGCAAGAAGCAGGACTATTACCACGCGATAGCATCTGAGGTGAAAGAAGGATCTCGTGGTAGTGTCGGGCGCCATGGCTCCCCACCGCCTGCGCGGCGCAAGAGGTCTCCGGAAAAGGAGAGGATGGAGCATACGGAGGTCTTGAAGATGCGCGGGCTGCCTTACTCGGTGAGGAAGTCGGAGATCTCGAAATTCTTCGAAGACACCGTGAGtgtggaggaggagaagatTCACATCCCGTGCCGGTCCGATGGGAAAGCGACCGGGGAGGCGTACGTGGAGCTTGGTTCGGTGGAGGAGGCGAGGAAAGCCATGTGTAAGGACAAGATGATGATTGGATCAAGATATGTGGAGCTGTTTCCTTCAACACCTGAAGAATTGAGGCGAGCTGTATCAAGATCACGTTAG
- the LOC125203726 gene encoding uncharacterized protein LOC125203726 isoform X2: MWILVWFFTTGFHQVLCSWLMTLFNKFLLFQLNETLLRPLRDGQIKLFGKDGAQALLESSETIPSKFLLFIENQGILLNVNVNNQIEVWDLDNKCLSSVHHFGKDITSFTAMRNGAYMYIGDSSGNVSILRLHKETFSIEPMKYHIPFSVSYGKTNEVGSDIAAKHVLPQPTAESKRVLIIYFDGVITLWGIRESKAVSTNSGVSTMLQEAKKVTAACWACSGGTKVVVGYSNGDIILWSVPCPTDSDAEQAASQITPLYKLNIGYKAEKIPIVKLKWADADGKSSRLYVLGSSSDSSSTSLLQVVLLNEQTETRTVKLGLHPREPVVDFEITTSSDQNKHRRDSLLLLGRSSHVHTYDDSLIERYLAQSQSKSSPSLPKEVMVKLPYGDSSITVAQFVTSIPCMPSSVDEDFSMLAKDSLPLFPFERSIKDGSNSTFTPFSKAKNLLITGHSSGAINFWDASCPLLLPVASITQQSDNDLSLSGIALTALHFNYESHILVSGDQSGTVRIFTFKSETFAPPSTFLSLGNSRKGSSNIIRRVKVVKVNGAILSITTTGNLKQLAVGSDQGYVYLIDPEGPVVLYEKHIASEFCTGNISMHFETCIFHGFEKDVIIVATKDSSIFTLEKDTGNTLSSDVVRPNTPSKALFTRVLDCSYRGSSVPDAIDVNSIHSDNSTPKQSFMLLCTEKSAYVFSLSHLVQGVKKVMYKKKFSSPCYSASTFGSPDVGLILLFTSGKIEIRSLPELSLVKQSSVRALTFSTFRPLSVSDIVVSSSLDGELIIINGDQELLFVSTLLHEAYRFVDSASTVLKKDLVNAQGLISSPPVKEKKKGIFSSVMKDSKSAKARNGHEVETEDCRQSIEELSTIFSTSNFSMDVESEEKKAMNDEDEDLDIDDIEIDDAKEKPRGYPVIAGLNRQKITNSFQAIKGKLKNTKVKTEKVAVNEVEEEKTGAAIDQIKKKYGYASSEPGAANAAKTKLSENLKKLQGISLKTTEMQDTARSFSSMAKEVLRFAENDKK; the protein is encoded by the exons ATGTGGATCCTCGTTTGGTTTTTCACTACGGGATTCCATCAGGTGCTGTGCTCGTGGCTCATGACTCTATTCAACAAATTCTTGCTATTTCAACTAA ATGAAACTCTTTTGCGCCCCCTCAGAGAtggacaaataaaattgttcgGTAAAGATGGCGCACAAGCTCTACTTGAATCTTCAGAAACGATACCAAGTAAATTTTTGCTG TTTATCGAGAACCAGGGTATTCTTTTAAACGTAAATGTCAACAACCAAATTGAG GTGTGGGATCTCGACAACAAGTGTTTGTCGTCTGTCCATCACTTTGGGAAGGATATCACCTCATTCACGGCCATGCGCAATGGGGCTTACAT GTATATAGGAGATTCATCGGGCAATGTGTCCATCTTAAGGTTACACAAGGAGACATTCAGTATTGAACCTATGAAATACCACATACCTTTTTCGGTATCTTATGGCAAGACAAACGAGGTTGGAAGTGATATCGCAGCAAAGCACGTTCTTCCTCAACCGACAGCTGAAAGTAAAAG GGTGCTTATTATCTATTTTGATGGTGTTATTACGTTGTGGGGAATACGAGAAAGCAAAGCCGTATCCACAAATTCTGGTGTTTCCACTATGCTTCAAGAAGCGAAGAAAGTAACAGCAGCATGTTGGGCTTGCTCTGGTGGAACTAAAGTTGTCGTTGGGTACAGCAACGGCGATATAATCCTCTGGAGTGTTCCATGCCCCACGGATTCAGATGCCGAGCAAGCTGCAAGTCAGATTACTCCACTCTACAAGCTAAATATTGGATATAAAGCAGAGAAAATTCCAATAGTCAAGTTGAAATGGGCTGACGCGGATGGAAAATCAAGCCGGCTTTATGTTCTTGGCAGCAGCTCCGATAGTAGCTCCACGAGTTTGTTACAG GTTGTTTTATTGAACGAACAGACTGAAACGCGCACTGTCAAATTGGGACTCCATCCTCGTGAGCCGGTGGTGGACTTTGAAATCACCACGAGCTCAGATCAAAACAAGCATAGGCGCGATTCTCTTCTCTTGCTTGGGAGGTCGAGTCACGTCCACACCTACGATGACTCTTTAATCGAAAGGTACCTTGCGCAGAGCCAAAGTAAATCATCTCCTTCGCTTCCGAAGGAGGTGATGGTCAAGCTTCCTTATGGTGATTCAAGCATCACGGTAGCTCAATTCGTGACGAGCATCCCCTGCATGCCTTCTTCTGTGGACGAG GACTTTAGCATGCTGGCAAAAGACAGCTTGCCACTTTTTCCTTTTGAAAGAAGCATAAAGGATGGAAGCAACTCGACTTTTACTCCATTTTCGAAGGCAAAGAACCTGCTTATTACAGGACATAGCTCTGGCGCAATCAACTTCTGGGATGCTTCTTGTCCACTTCTGCTCCCGGTAGCTTCTATCACCCAACAG AGTGATAATGACTTGTCTTTAAGTGGCATTGCACTGACAGCGTTGCATTTCAACTATGAATCGCACATTCTCGTGTCAGGAGATCAAAGTGGAACT GTCCGGATTTTCACGTTTAAATCAGAGACGTTCGCCCCTCCAAGCACGTTTCTGTCCTTAG GTAATTCGAGGAAAGGAAGCAGTAATATCATTCGTCGTGTCAAAGTTGTGAAGGTCAACGGTGCAATTCTGTCTATCACGACAACCGGGAATTTAAAACAGCTTGCTGTTGGATCTGATCAAGGATAT GTGTATTTGATCGATCCAGAGGGTCCCGTTGTGTTGTATGAGAAACACATTGCAAGTGAATTCTGCACCGGGAATATCTCGATGCATTTTGAAACTTGCATCTTCCACGGCTTTGAGAAAGATGTTATAATCGTGGCAACGAAAGATTCGTCTATTTTTACACTTGAGAAGGATACAGGAAATACACTAAGCTCCGATGTGGTCCGGCCTAATACACCGTCTAAAGCTCTGTTTACACGGGTTCTAG ATTGCTCTTACAGAGGATCTAGCGTGCCTGATGCTATAGACGTCAACAGCATTCATTCTGACAACTCAACTCCAAAGCAATCGTTTATGTTGCTATGCACTGAGAAATCAGCgtatgtgttttccttatcgCATTTGGTCCAG GGTGTCAAGAAAGTGATGTACAAAAAGAAATTCAGTTCCCCTTGTTACTCAGCATCAACTTTTGGCTCTCCGGATGTCGGGCTTATACTCCTTTTCACTAGTGGAAAGATCGAGATTAG ATCCCTGCCAGAATTGTCTCTTGTGAAACAAAGTTCAGTAAGAGCACTCACATTTTCGACGTTTAGACCTCTCTCGGTTTCTGACATTGTAGTGTCGTCGTCCCTTGATGGCGAACTCATCATT ATCAACGGTGATCAGGAGTTACTTTTCGTCTCAACATTGCTCCACGAGGCTTACAGATTTGTGGACTCGGCTTCCACGGTTCTAAAGAAAGACCTTGTGAATGCTCAGGGGCTCATCTCTTCACCGCCcgtgaaagaaaagaaaaagggaataTTTTCCTCTGTGATGAAAGACAGTAAGAGTGCAAAAGCGAGGAACGGTCATGAGGTGGAAACCGAAGATTGCAGACAAAGTATCGAAGAACTATCGACCATATTTTCGACATCCAACTTCTCAATGGATGTTGAAAGTGAGGAGAAGAAAGCTATGAATGATGAAGATGAGGACTTGGATATAG ATGACATTGAGATCGACGACGCGAAAGAGAAGCCAAGGGGCTATCCGGTGATAGCAGGGTTGAATAgacaaaaaattacaaatagcTTTCAAGCAATTAAAG GCAAGTTGAAAAATACGAAGGTGAAGACCGAAAAAGTGGCTGTAAATGAAGTGGAGGAGGAGAAAACTGGCGCTGCTATTGATCAGATCAAGAAGAAATATGGCTATGCTTCATCT GAACCGGGGGCTGCAAACGCAGCGAAGACGAAGCTGAGTGAGAACTTGAAGAAGTTGCAGGGAATAAGCTTGAAAACAACAGAGATGCAGGATACAGCACGCTCCTTTTCTTCTATGGCCAAAGAGGTGTTGCGGTTTGCTGAAAATGATAAGAAGTGA
- the LOC125194546 gene encoding heterogeneous nuclear ribonucleoprotein H2-like isoform X1, whose protein sequence is MYGHRGAMFGSGGVSDGYEIGSKRPRMMESSPYFAVRSSTSSGAYPSQAYDSRYSFPVVRLRGLPFNCTDVDIFKFFAGLDIVDVFLVNKDGRFSGEAFVLFAGPMQADLALRRDRQNMGRRYVEVFRCKKQDYYHAIASEVKEGSRGSVGRHGSPPPARRKRSPEKERMEHTEVLKMRGLPYSVRKSEISKFFEDTVSVEEEKIHIPCRSDGKATGEAYVELGSVEEARKAMCKDKMMIGSRYVELFPSTPEELRRAVSRSR, encoded by the exons ATGTACGGCCACAGGGG GGCAATGTTTGGGAGCGGGGGGGTGTCGGACGGGTACGAGATCGGCTCAAAGCGACCAAGAATGATGGAATCGAGTCCCTACTTCGCAGTGAGGAGCAGCACCAGTTCAGGCGCTTACCCGTCACAAGCCTACGACAGCAGATACTCCTTTCCCGTGGTTCGTCTGAGGGGCCTCCCATTCAACTGCACCGATGTCGACATCTTCAAGTTCTTTGCCGGGCTCGACATCGTGGACGTCTTCTTGGTGAACAAGGACGGGAGATTCTCCGGAGAGGCGTTTGTTCTCTTTGCAGGACCTATGCAGGCTGATCTCGCTCTCCGGAGGGACCGGCAGAACATGGGGAGACGATACGTGGAGGTGTTCAGGTGCAAGAAGCAGGACTATTACCACGCGATAGCATCTGAGGTGAAAGAAGGATCTCGTGGTAGTGTCGGGCGCCATGGCTCCCCACCGCCTGCGCGGCGCAAGAGGTCTCCGGAAAAGGAGAGGATGGAGCATACGGAGGTCTTGAAGATGCGCGGGCTGCCTTACTCGGTGAGGAAGTCGGAGATCTCGAAATTCTTCGAAGACACCGTGAGtgtggaggaggagaagatTCACATCCCGTGCCGGTCCGATGGGAAAGCGACCGGGGAGGCGTACGTGGAGCTTGGTTCGGTGGAGGAGGCGAGGAAAGCCATGTGTAAGGACAAGATGATGATTGGATCAAGATATGTGGAGCTGTTTCCTTCAACACCTGAAGAATTGAGGCGAGCTGTATCAAGATCACGTTAG